In Vibrio stylophorae, the genomic stretch TAAAGGGAAAACTATTGGTGGCTATTTTATATTGCTTGATCGCGCAGGCCATTTTGTGTCCTATCCCAAAGAGAGCGGTGAATTTACGCAGTTAGCATCACTCACCCAAACTCAAGCCCAATCAACGGCAGCACCTTTATCTAAAACATCGCTCACGGGAACGCCAGCGCAGTCAGTGGCGATTGCGCCAGTGGCGGTGGCTGAGCTTGCTAAAATTTCGCCTGATTATGCGCCTTTGGCACTTAAAGTGATGGAAGCGATTGAGCGCGCGCAGCTTTTAGTGAAAGAGGACAAGCGGCTCAACGCTGTGGCGATGCAGCTGGTGGCGCAATCGCGTGATTTAGATTTAGCTTCTGCGTTAATCACAGTGGCAACCATGCCGATGACGGCACAATCAATCTCTGGTTTGCATGACTTTGATTTGTGGCTTGAGCGAGATCCCATCTGGCAGGGGAGTAGTTATCTTGCTGGCTTGGTGATCCAAGGCACTGATTGGATTTTACTCTTTTCCATGCCCAAATCAGAAATGTTGGCGCAAGCCTTTGTGTTGGAGTCGCAACTATTGTGGGTTTTGTTGCCAGTCGCGTTATTTATTTTGTTTTTAAGCTATGCCGGTATTCACTATCAGTTGGTATCACCGCTGATTAAGCTGCGGCGAGAGTTAAATCAAAATAAACATACTGGGGAGTTTCAGCCGCTGACTATTTACCATCAAGATGAACTTGGGGTACTGGTCTCTGAATTTAATCATCGCAGTCGTTCGCTGCAAAAAGCGCAAAAACAAGCGCAGGCCGCCGCAGAGGCGAAGCAATTATTTATGGCCAATATGAGCCATGAAATACGCACGCCGATGAATGGCATTATTGGCGCGGCCAATTTATTAAAAGATGGACGCTTAAGCGAGGAAGACAAAAAACTGGTTCATGTGATTGATCGCAGCGCGAATACCCTGCTGCTGCTGATCAATGACATTCTTGATTTTAGTAAGCTCGAATCCAACCATATTGTGCTGGAAAATAATTCGCTCGATTTTGAAGATTTATGCCAACATATTTTTTCTTTGGTGACTCCCGTGCCATTGCTGGAAGGGGAAGCGCCGGCGGTCGATTATCAATTTATCTATCAGACAGGGACGCCTAAACGTATCTTTGGCGATGCGCTGCGCCTACAGCAAGTGATCACCAACTTACTGGGTAATGCGGTGAAATTTACCAGTTCAGGTAAGGTGGTGCTGACGATTTCAGCGCAGTTACAGGATGATGAATACGCCAATTTCACCATCCAAGTTGCTGATAGTGGTATTGGCATTGCACAACATCAAATCGATGCCATTTTCGATAAATTCTCACAAGCCGATGCCAGCACCAGCCGTAAATATGGCGGTACGGGTTTAGGGTTGGCGATCACCAAGCAATTGGTGGCATTGATGCGTGGTGATATTTCGGTATTTAGCCAGTATGGCGTGGGATCTTGTTTTACCGTGACGTTACCGTTGAAGCTCGATTTGGCTTATGCGCAGCGCCAAGGCCCTGCAATCAACAAAGTCGCAAGTCCATTTCAGCGGCGTCATTGTCTATTGGTGGAAGATAGCCAAGTGAATTTGATGCTGGCGCGAAAGTTACTGGAAAAAATGGGCTTTGAAGTTAGCGTAGCGCTTGATGGTCAAGCCGCTTGTGACAGCGCGCAGCTACAACGCTTTGATATTATCTATATGGATATGCAGATGCCGGTGATGGATGGTTTAACAGCGACCCATCAGATTCGCCAGCAACAAGGGCCAAATCAGTACACGCCGATTGTCGCCATGACCGCCAATGTGATGGCCAGTGATGTTGAGCGTTGTTTACAAGCGGGAATGCAAGGGCATATTAGTAAGCCCGTTATTGAACAAGAAGTGTTCGATGTGACGCAAGAATTGCTCAACCCGATGCATAGCAGTGTTTAAAAATTTGATCTGTGTCATAGGAATTGGCTGAGAAGTAACGATAATGAGCCGCCTATGTGTGTTGTAAATACAGATTCCGCTCGATTGCGACGAGAGCGGAAGACCATAGACACTATGGTTCGCTTCTATTGTCATTCGTTGCACCGGAGTGGTTCATTGTGCCCTGATTGTGAAAGCCACTTGGCTTATGCAATGGCGCGTTTGGACCAATGTCGATTAGGTGATCAAAAACCAACATGTGGCCGCTGTGCGGTGAGTTGCTATCAAGCTG encodes the following:
- a CDS encoding nitrous oxide-stimulated promoter family protein, whose protein sequence is MCVVNTDSARLRRERKTIDTMVRFYCHSLHRSGSLCPDCESHLAYAMARLDQCRLGDQKPTCGRCAVSCYQAANRLAIQHIIRWAMPRLAWRYPWLYLSAKWDEFSSSQSKYCGKGHATGMDKVSYKQGSVTR
- a CDS encoding ATP-binding protein produces the protein MSRRSIPITQSLSVRGLVLLLALLATMTLAIMLVLNTTGRDLAIQGAAKQAEANARVVSKELGQLTENIEGIAIGIAELAANAVGDESLMVYVPAMLNHPQQQQLIAGGGIWPEPHVVNRNRSRASLFWARDRSGRLQFNAAYNRMDTPAYHHAAWYVPGRWLSQGEAHWSQSYVDPVTQEPMVTCTMPYYVDGQFAGVVTIDVMLKGLERYLANKGKTIGGYFILLDRAGHFVSYPKESGEFTQLASLTQTQAQSTAAPLSKTSLTGTPAQSVAIAPVAVAELAKISPDYAPLALKVMEAIERAQLLVKEDKRLNAVAMQLVAQSRDLDLASALITVATMPMTAQSISGLHDFDLWLERDPIWQGSSYLAGLVIQGTDWILLFSMPKSEMLAQAFVLESQLLWVLLPVALFILFLSYAGIHYQLVSPLIKLRRELNQNKHTGEFQPLTIYHQDELGVLVSEFNHRSRSLQKAQKQAQAAAEAKQLFMANMSHEIRTPMNGIIGAANLLKDGRLSEEDKKLVHVIDRSANTLLLLINDILDFSKLESNHIVLENNSLDFEDLCQHIFSLVTPVPLLEGEAPAVDYQFIYQTGTPKRIFGDALRLQQVITNLLGNAVKFTSSGKVVLTISAQLQDDEYANFTIQVADSGIGIAQHQIDAIFDKFSQADASTSRKYGGTGLGLAITKQLVALMRGDISVFSQYGVGSCFTVTLPLKLDLAYAQRQGPAINKVASPFQRRHCLLVEDSQVNLMLARKLLEKMGFEVSVALDGQAACDSAQLQRFDIIYMDMQMPVMDGLTATHQIRQQQGPNQYTPIVAMTANVMASDVERCLQAGMQGHISKPVIEQEVFDVTQELLNPMHSSV